The following are encoded in a window of Saccharothrix longispora genomic DNA:
- a CDS encoding family 43 glycosylhydrolase has translation MPTRPQLPRALLTTLVLLAALLAVGTPAASASPATQFTNPVANNRADPHVFKHTDGYYYFTATAPEYDRIVLRRATTIQGLASAPESVIWRRHSSGEMGAHIWAPEIHFVNGRWYVYFAAGRTDDVWRIRPYVLENSSANPLTGTWTERGRVNVPWDTFSLDMSTFVVNGTRYLTWAQQEPGISTNSNVYLARMGSNPWSITGSTARLVVPTLAWETRGHKVAEGPSVVQRGGRVFLTYSASATDANYCLGMLSASASANLLDPASWTKSATPVFQSNTATSQYGPGHNSFTVSEDGQSDILVYHDRSYRDISGDPLNDPNRRTRVQKVYWKADGTPDFGIPVADGPTPVRLKASNVADAFVRHYDYAARLDANVSPLADSQFRIVTGLAGSGTVSLESANFPGYYLRHRDFQVYVERNDGSAVFRGDASFTRRAGLANGAAVSFESQNHPGYYLRHANSRVVVNQVSDALGRADATFVLE, from the coding sequence ATGCCCACTCGCCCGCAGCTCCCCCGCGCCCTGCTCACCACCCTGGTCCTGCTGGCCGCGCTGCTCGCGGTCGGCACGCCCGCCGCGTCGGCGTCGCCCGCGACGCAGTTCACCAACCCGGTGGCGAACAACCGGGCCGACCCGCACGTCTTCAAGCACACCGATGGTTACTACTACTTCACCGCCACCGCGCCCGAGTACGACCGGATCGTGCTGCGCCGCGCCACCACGATCCAGGGTCTCGCCTCCGCGCCGGAGTCGGTGATCTGGCGCAGGCACTCCAGCGGCGAGATGGGCGCCCACATCTGGGCTCCGGAGATCCACTTCGTCAACGGCAGGTGGTACGTGTACTTCGCCGCCGGCCGCACCGACGACGTGTGGCGCATCCGGCCCTACGTGCTGGAGAACTCCAGCGCCAACCCCCTGACCGGCACGTGGACCGAGCGCGGCAGGGTCAACGTCCCGTGGGACACCTTCTCCCTGGACATGTCCACCTTCGTGGTCAACGGCACGCGCTACCTGACCTGGGCGCAGCAGGAGCCGGGGATCTCCACCAACTCCAACGTCTACCTGGCCCGCATGGGCTCGAACCCGTGGAGCATCACCGGGAGCACGGCGCGGCTCGTCGTGCCGACGCTGGCCTGGGAGACGCGCGGTCACAAGGTCGCGGAGGGACCGTCGGTGGTGCAGCGCGGCGGGCGGGTGTTCCTCACCTACTCGGCGAGCGCGACGGACGCCAACTACTGCCTGGGGATGCTCAGCGCGTCGGCGTCGGCGAACCTGCTCGACCCGGCGTCGTGGACCAAGAGCGCCACCCCGGTGTTCCAGAGCAACACGGCGACGAGCCAGTACGGCCCCGGGCACAACTCGTTCACGGTGTCCGAGGACGGCCAGAGCGACATCCTGGTCTACCACGACCGGAGCTACCGGGACATCTCCGGCGACCCGCTGAACGACCCCAACCGCCGCACCCGCGTGCAGAAGGTCTACTGGAAGGCCGACGGCACGCCGGACTTCGGCATCCCGGTCGCGGACGGCCCGACCCCGGTGCGGCTCAAGGCGTCCAACGTCGCCGACGCGTTCGTGCGGCACTACGACTACGCGGCCCGGCTGGACGCGAACGTGTCGCCGCTGGCCGACTCGCAGTTCCGGATCGTGACGGGCCTGGCGGGGTCGGGCACGGTGTCGCTGGAGTCCGCGAACTTCCCGGGGTACTACCTGCGGCACCGCGACTTCCAGGTCTACGTGGAGCGCAACGACGGCTCGGCGGTGTTCCGGGGCGACGCGAGCTTCACCCGCCGGGCGGGTCTGGCGAACGGCGCCGCGGTGTCGTTCGAGTCGCAGAACCACCCCGGCTACTACCTGCGGCACGCGAACTCGCGCGTCGTGGTCAACCAGGTGTCCGACGCGCTCGGTCGCGCCGACGCCACGTTCGTCCTGGAGTGA
- a CDS encoding PaaX family transcriptional regulator — protein MTVSPGDAPPTARPQSLMLAFLGLYVLDRDTAVYSGSVIDVFARVGVSEEAVRSTLTRMAGRGLLTRQRLGRRVYFGLTDHATEVLRDGRRRIRETGAVNRAWDGTWTLVGFSLPDSRRRDRHDLRSHLVWAGFGMLQNGLWIASGARDAAGIVDRLGLADHVTVFSARHAEPTGSVDLVRRVFDTEAIADRYRAFIARWDRPDPLPALPDDLARRLVLHTDWLGLVRQDPHLPAEHLDEDWPAIRAEELFHDLDVRYRDPASAIAADVVDEIAVSRQPGCYR, from the coding sequence GTGACCGTGAGCCCCGGGGACGCGCCGCCGACCGCGCGACCGCAGTCGCTGATGCTGGCCTTCCTCGGCCTCTACGTGCTCGACCGCGACACCGCGGTGTACTCCGGCAGCGTGATCGACGTGTTCGCCCGGGTCGGCGTCTCCGAGGAGGCGGTGCGCTCGACGCTCACCAGGATGGCGGGCCGCGGCCTGCTCACCCGGCAGCGGCTGGGCAGGCGCGTCTACTTCGGCCTGACCGACCACGCCACCGAGGTGCTGCGCGACGGCAGGCGGCGGATCCGGGAGACCGGCGCGGTCAACCGGGCGTGGGACGGCACCTGGACCCTGGTCGGGTTCTCGCTGCCCGACAGCCGCCGCCGGGACCGGCACGACCTGCGCTCGCACCTGGTGTGGGCCGGGTTCGGCATGCTCCAGAACGGGCTGTGGATCGCCTCGGGGGCGCGCGACGCCGCCGGCATCGTCGACCGGCTGGGCCTCGCGGACCACGTCACCGTGTTCAGCGCGCGGCACGCCGAGCCGACCGGGTCCGTCGACCTCGTGCGCCGGGTGTTCGACACCGAGGCCATCGCGGACCGCTACCGCGCCTTCATCGCCCGCTGGGACCGCCCCGACCCGCTGCCCGCGCTGCCCGACGACCTCGCGCGCCGCCTGGTGCTGCACACCGACTGGCTCGGGCTCGTGCGCCAGGACCCGCACCTGCCGGCCGAGCACCTGGACGAGGACTGGCCCGCCATCCGCGCCGAGGAGCTGTTCCACGACCTGGACGTCCGCTACCGCGACCCGGCGTCCGCGATCGCCGCCGACGTGGTGGACGAGATCGCGGTCTCCCGCCAACCGGGCTGTTATCGCTAA
- a CDS encoding MFS transporter: protein MPNTRLRRAVASSFVGSVIEYYDFLLYATASALVFNKVFFSSLDPLVGTIASFGTFATGYLARPLGGVLFGHFGDLLGRKRVLVLTMVLMGVSSTLIGLLPTYAQVGWAAPAGLVLLRVLQGVAVGGEWGGAVLMSAEHATSRRGLWASFTNAGAPCGMVLSTAALTLTGLVVGERALLDWGWRVPFLLSVALLGVGLFIRHRVEETPAFRALRTSAPDAAARRRVPLLEVLRDHPRVLLLAVGVGLAAFVVQSTLTTFVLAHGVQVGHARQTVLNALTASSACAVLGILFWAAVSDRFGRRPVVLAGAVALGVYGFALFPMVDARDTTLLVVALVLGQGVLHPMVYGPLAALYSELFSTGNRYTGASLGYQLAGLGAGFAPLLFAEVQRATGGRGLVIVSTVIAAFCALTAVCVLALQETSARRLDPTTAVA, encoded by the coding sequence ATGCCGAACACCCGACTCCGCCGCGCCGTCGCGTCGAGCTTCGTCGGCAGCGTGATCGAGTACTACGACTTCCTGCTCTACGCCACCGCGTCCGCCCTGGTCTTCAACAAGGTGTTCTTCTCCTCCCTGGACCCGTTGGTCGGCACGATCGCCAGCTTCGGCACGTTCGCCACCGGCTACCTCGCCCGACCGCTGGGCGGCGTCCTGTTCGGGCACTTCGGCGACCTGCTGGGCCGCAAGCGGGTCCTGGTGCTGACGATGGTGCTGATGGGTGTGTCGAGCACGCTGATCGGCCTGCTGCCGACCTACGCCCAGGTGGGCTGGGCGGCGCCGGCGGGGTTGGTCCTGCTGCGGGTGCTCCAGGGCGTCGCGGTGGGCGGCGAGTGGGGCGGCGCGGTGCTGATGTCCGCCGAGCACGCCACGAGCAGGCGGGGCCTGTGGGCGTCGTTCACCAACGCGGGCGCGCCGTGCGGGATGGTGCTGTCCACCGCCGCGCTCACCCTGACCGGCCTGGTCGTCGGCGAACGCGCGCTGCTCGACTGGGGGTGGCGCGTCCCGTTCCTGCTCAGCGTCGCACTGCTGGGCGTCGGGCTGTTCATCCGCCACCGGGTGGAGGAGACGCCGGCGTTCCGGGCGCTGCGGACCTCCGCCCCGGACGCCGCGGCGCGCCGCCGGGTGCCGCTGCTGGAGGTGCTGCGCGACCACCCGCGCGTGCTGCTGCTCGCCGTCGGCGTGGGTCTGGCCGCGTTCGTGGTGCAGTCGACGCTGACGACGTTCGTGCTGGCGCACGGCGTGCAGGTCGGCCACGCCCGGCAGACCGTGCTCAACGCGCTGACCGCGTCGTCGGCGTGCGCCGTCCTCGGCATCCTGTTCTGGGCCGCGGTGTCCGACCGGTTCGGCAGGCGGCCCGTCGTGCTGGCCGGCGCGGTCGCGCTCGGGGTCTACGGGTTCGCCCTGTTCCCGATGGTGGACGCCCGCGACACGACGTTGCTCGTCGTCGCGCTCGTGCTGGGCCAGGGCGTGCTGCACCCGATGGTCTACGGGCCGCTCGCGGCCCTCTACAGCGAGCTGTTCAGCACGGGCAACCGCTACACCGGCGCCTCGCTGGGCTACCAGTTGGCCGGTCTGGGGGCGGGCTTCGCACCCCTGCTGTTCGCCGAGGTGCAGCGCGCCACCGGGGGGCGCGGGCTGGTGATCGTCTCCACCGTCATCGCCGCCTTCTGCGCGTTGACCGCGGTGTGCGTGCTGGCGTTGCAGGAGACCAGTGCGCGCCGGCTCGACCCGACGACCGCCGTCGCCTGA
- a CDS encoding endo-1,4-beta-xylanase — MKPTRLATAALAAVALSVPLTLVASAAPSVDHRPPGHAKKDTLRKAAPKGFHIGTAVAGGGHHEDQPYPDPFTSDWPYRTVLAAEFNSVSAENQMKWEYIHPERDRYNFGTADAIVKFAKRNGQVVRGHTLLWHSQNPAWLEQGDFSKEELRSILRDHIKTVVGRYRGDIQQWDVANEIFTETGELRTTDNIWIRELGPGIIADAFRWARQADPKAELFFNDYGVEGVNAKSDAYLALIKQFKAQRVPVDGFSAQAHLSTRYGFPGDLEANLERFSALGLETAITELDVRMDLPEGGVPTEAQLAQQADYYNRTLVACLNVDGCDSFTIWGFTDKYSWVPVFFEGQGAATVMWEDFSRKPAYHVLRDTLAKAGRR; from the coding sequence ATGAAGCCGACCCGCCTGGCCACCGCGGCGCTCGCCGCCGTGGCCCTGTCGGTCCCGTTGACGCTGGTGGCCTCGGCCGCGCCGAGCGTCGACCACCGACCGCCCGGCCACGCCAAGAAGGACACCCTGCGCAAGGCCGCTCCCAAGGGGTTCCACATCGGCACCGCCGTCGCCGGTGGCGGTCACCACGAGGACCAGCCCTACCCCGACCCCTTCACCTCGGACTGGCCCTACCGCACGGTGCTCGCCGCCGAGTTCAACTCCGTGTCGGCCGAGAACCAGATGAAGTGGGAGTACATCCACCCGGAGCGCGACCGCTACAACTTCGGCACGGCGGACGCGATCGTCAAGTTCGCCAAGCGCAACGGCCAGGTCGTGCGCGGGCACACCCTGCTGTGGCACAGCCAGAACCCGGCGTGGCTGGAGCAGGGCGACTTCTCCAAGGAGGAGTTGCGCTCCATCCTGCGCGATCACATCAAGACCGTCGTGGGTCGCTACCGGGGCGACATCCAGCAGTGGGACGTGGCCAACGAGATCTTCACCGAAACCGGTGAGCTGCGCACCACCGACAACATCTGGATCAGGGAGCTGGGCCCCGGCATCATCGCGGACGCGTTCCGCTGGGCGCGCCAGGCCGACCCCAAGGCCGAGCTGTTCTTCAACGACTACGGCGTGGAGGGCGTCAACGCCAAGAGCGACGCCTACCTCGCGCTGATCAAGCAGTTCAAGGCGCAGCGCGTGCCGGTGGACGGCTTCTCCGCGCAGGCGCACCTGAGCACCCGCTACGGCTTCCCGGGCGACCTGGAGGCCAACCTGGAGCGGTTCTCCGCGCTGGGCCTGGAGACCGCGATCACCGAGCTGGACGTGCGGATGGACCTGCCGGAGGGCGGCGTGCCGACCGAGGCGCAACTCGCGCAGCAGGCCGACTACTACAACCGCACGCTCGTCGCGTGCCTGAACGTCGACGGCTGCGACTCGTTCACGATCTGGGGCTTCACCGACAAGTACTCCTGGGTCCCGGTGTTCTTCGAGGGCCAGGGCGCGGCGACGGTGATGTGGGAGGACTTCTCCCGCAAGCCCGCCTACCACGTCCTGCGCGACACGCTCGCCAAGGCGGGCCGCCGCTGA
- a CDS encoding polysaccharide deacetylase family protein, whose protein sequence is MRWRTVLLTTGLVLGLAAPALAAPGPTGAGPTVPGPTGAGPTGATPTIVDSTRHGGKAVSFTFDDGPNPVDTPRLLRVLREHRVKAVFCLWGDQVEANPRLVRAIVAGGHALCNHGMHHDDMGTWTPERIAADLERTSAAIRRAAPGAPIRYFRAPYGSWGQTPAVAAKLGMTPLGWRLAISDWAPPGADVLVQRLLDGITEGAVVLMHDGPDDRAQTVEAVDRVIPLLRADGWRFDRPARR, encoded by the coding sequence ATGAGGTGGAGAACGGTGCTCCTGACCACCGGACTGGTGCTGGGCCTGGCCGCACCGGCCCTGGCCGCCCCTGGCCCGACCGGCGCAGGCCCGACCGTCCCTGGCCCGACCGGCGCAGGCCCGACCGGCGCCACGCCGACCATCGTCGACTCGACCCGGCACGGCGGGAAGGCGGTGTCCTTCACGTTCGACGACGGGCCCAACCCGGTCGACACGCCGCGCCTGCTGCGGGTGCTGCGCGAGCACCGGGTGAAGGCCGTGTTCTGCCTGTGGGGCGACCAGGTCGAGGCGAACCCGCGGCTGGTCCGCGCGATCGTCGCGGGCGGGCACGCCCTGTGCAACCACGGCATGCACCACGACGACATGGGCACGTGGACGCCCGAGCGGATCGCCGCCGACCTGGAGCGGACGAGCGCCGCCATCCGCCGCGCCGCGCCCGGCGCCCCCATCCGCTACTTCCGCGCCCCCTACGGCAGTTGGGGGCAGACCCCGGCGGTCGCCGCGAAGCTCGGCATGACGCCGCTGGGCTGGCGGCTGGCCATCTCCGACTGGGCGCCGCCGGGCGCCGACGTGCTGGTCCAACGCCTGCTCGACGGGATCACCGAGGGTGCCGTGGTGCTCATGCACGACGGCCCGGACGACCGCGCCCAGACGGTCGAGGCCGTCGACCGGGTCATCCCGCTGCTGCGCGCCGACGGCTGGCGCTTCGACCGCCCCGCCCGCCGCTGA
- a CDS encoding SGNH/GDSL hydrolase family protein produces the protein MLKRSLAAVAAALLLLSTPQASAAPRTSWAGAWATSPTTVPASDTTSFEDQTLRQVVHLSVGGDTLRVRLSNEFGTRPLVIGEAHVARRAGTAAAIDPRSDRRLTFGGRASATVPPGAPLLSDPVALPVTADSDLVVSIHLPRRTRADTVHAFPYQDGYVAAGNVTGHADPTPTAVLGKWHFLTGVAVTGRRAATVVAFGDSITDGAETTRNANRRWPDVLARRFQADRGLRHLGVVNAGISGNRLLHDPNPPAGHPAEGYANYFGQAALRRFDRDVLAQPGADHVVVLLGVNDLGHPGTSAPLSEKVSAQDVIDAHRQLIARAHARGLRVHGGTITPFKGDSFGFSSPENEAARQTVNRWIRTSGEYDGVIDFDRAVRDPRDPERLLAAYDSGDHLHPNDAGMAAMANAVPLRLFR, from the coding sequence GTGCTCAAGCGCTCCCTCGCGGCGGTCGCCGCCGCGCTGCTCCTGCTGTCCACGCCCCAGGCGTCGGCCGCGCCGCGCACGTCGTGGGCGGGGGCGTGGGCCACCTCGCCGACGACCGTGCCCGCCTCGGACACCACGTCGTTCGAGGACCAGACCCTGCGGCAGGTCGTGCACCTGAGCGTCGGCGGCGACACCCTGCGCGTGCGGCTGTCCAACGAGTTCGGCACGCGACCGCTGGTGATCGGCGAGGCGCACGTGGCCCGCCGCGCCGGTACCGCCGCCGCGATCGACCCCCGCAGCGACCGGCGGCTCACCTTCGGCGGTCGCGCCTCGGCGACCGTGCCGCCCGGCGCGCCGCTGCTCAGCGACCCGGTCGCCCTGCCCGTGACCGCGGACTCCGACCTGGTGGTCAGCATCCACCTGCCGCGGCGCACGCGGGCGGACACCGTGCACGCGTTCCCGTACCAGGACGGGTACGTGGCGGCGGGCAACGTCACCGGCCACGCCGATCCCACGCCGACCGCCGTGCTGGGCAAGTGGCACTTCCTGACCGGGGTCGCCGTCACCGGCAGGCGCGCGGCGACCGTGGTGGCGTTCGGCGACTCGATCACCGACGGCGCGGAGACCACGCGCAACGCCAACCGGCGCTGGCCCGACGTGCTGGCCCGCCGGTTCCAGGCCGACCGGGGCCTGCGGCACCTCGGTGTGGTCAACGCGGGCATCAGCGGCAACCGCCTGCTGCACGACCCGAACCCGCCCGCCGGCCACCCGGCCGAGGGGTACGCGAACTACTTCGGCCAGGCCGCCCTGCGCCGCTTCGACCGGGACGTGCTCGCCCAGCCAGGCGCCGACCACGTCGTGGTCCTGCTCGGCGTGAACGACCTCGGCCACCCCGGCACCAGCGCCCCGCTGTCGGAGAAGGTGTCCGCGCAGGACGTCATCGACGCCCACCGGCAGCTCATCGCCCGCGCGCACGCCCGGGGGCTGCGCGTCCACGGCGGCACCATCACCCCGTTCAAGGGCGACTCGTTCGGCTTTTCCAGCCCGGAGAACGAGGCGGCGCGGCAGACCGTGAACCGGTGGATCAGGACGAGCGGCGAGTACGACGGCGTGATCGACTTCGACCGCGCCGTCCGCGACCCGCGCGACCCGGAG